GCTTTATTTTGTAAACCGGGTTGATACAGAATTTCAAAATCATATCCCAACAATTTTGTTaaccatttttggaattgtggTTGCACCTCCCTCTGCTCCAATAAAAATTTCAATGCCTTCTGATCTGAAATAATCGTGAATTTTCTGCCAAGCACGTAATGGCGCCATTTCTGTACAGCCATCACTACCGCCATTAACTCCCTTTCATAAATGGATTTTGCTTGGGCTCGAGGAGATAATTTCTGACTAAAATAGGCTATCGGTCTGTGGTTTTGAGAAAGAACAGCCCCCAAACCTGTCCCTGAAGCATCAGTTTCAATGATGAATGGTAACGAGAAATCTGGAAGGGCCAGAACCGGTACTGATATCATCGCTTGTTTTAACGAATCAAAGGCTGCTGTAGCGTCTTCACCCCAATGGAACCCATTCTTCTGTAGTAATTTGGTCAGCGGCGCAGCAATGTTTCCATAATTTTTGACGAACCTCCGGTAGTATCCCGTCAACCCAAGGAACCCTCTTAGTTCCGATACACTAGTGGGCTGAGGCCAATTAACCATGGATTTCACCTTCTCGCCATCGGCTTCTACCCCTTTTTTTGATATCCAGTGACCCAGATAGTTAATTCTTGAATGCCCGATCACACACTTCTTCTCATTTGCAAATAACTGATTGTCCTTCATCACATTAAAAACTACTCCCAGGTGTTTCTCATGATCTGTAATATTCTTACTGTAAATTAGTATGTCGTCAAAAAATACCAGAACGAATCTCCGCAAGAATGGCCGAAAAATCTGATTCATTAATGATTGAAAAGTGGCTGGCGCATTGGTCAACCCGAATGGCATTACCAAAAACTCGTAATGTCCCTCATGGGTGCGAAAAGCCGTTTTTTCGATGTCTTCCTCCTTCATCCGAATTTGATGATAACCGGAGCGTAGATCCAATTTTGAAAAGACTTCCGCTCCGTGGAGCTCATCTAACAGTTCTTCTATGACGGGGATGGGAAATTTATCGGCGATAGTAACCTGATTCAGCTTGCGATAATCAACACAGAATCGCCACCCTCCGTCTTTTTTTTTAACCAATAAAACTGGGCTGGAGTATGGGCTTCGGCTGGGTCTGATAATTTCCGCTTGAAGCATTTCTGATACCAATCTTTCTATCTCCCCTTTTTGTATGTATCCATATTTGTAGGGCCGAACATTGATTGGGTTTTGTCCTTCCTGAATTAGTATTCGATGGTCCACTGCTCTCTTCGGTGGTAATCCCTTGGGCAGCTCAAATATAATTCTGTTTTTTGCCAACAGGTTTCTGATCATAGGCAGATTGGATTCCTctccttcctcttctttttcactCTCCACTTCCGAGCCGGCTTCAATCTCGATCTTCTGAAACTCTATCAAAAATCCCTGATCCTCTTCTTCCCATGTTTTGGAAATCGTTTTCAAAGAACACTCTGCTTTGGTTAGTGAAGGATCACCTTTTAATATTACTTGCGACGATCCTACCATGAATACCATTGTCATTGACGGCCAATGGATTTCCATAAATCCTGTAGTACTCAGCCATTGCATTCCCAATACCACGTCAACTCCTCCTAATTCAATCACCAAAAAGTCTGCCACTATTATTAATTCCGGTAGTTTGATCTCCACGGTTTTGCAAATCCCATTTCCTTCCAAGGCTGTTCCATCGCCAATGGTCACTCCAAATTTATTTCTTCTTTCCAGCGGTAAGGCTAATTCCTCCACTACCCCTCTATGGATGAAATTGTGGGTTGCCCCACTGTCGATAAGAATGATTACCTCTCGATCACAGATCGTCCCTCGTATTTTCATCGTTCCCTTCGACGTGAACCCCAGAATGGTTCGAAGTGATATTTCGGACCCACCTTTGATTACCAAGGATCCCAGCTCTGCTTCTTCAGTCACCTCATCTTCCATCTCTTCTTCAGTTCCAAGCTCTTCATCTTCATTCGTGATAAAAAACATCAACTCCCGGTTCGTTTTAGCCTTACACCGATGACCCGGCGAATATTTGTCGTTACAACGGAAGCACAACCCCTTGTCTAGCCTTGCTCGGAACTCGCTATCGGATAATCTCTTCACCGGCGCCTGTGGttctttttttacaaaattcCCCTTAATCGGCAAGGTCAGCTGCTTCATCGCGAAATCGgccttttttccttctttattttcTAGGTTTGTTAGGATCTGTTTTCCTTTGTGGGCTTGGGCCCCCACCACCTTTGGCCCATTACCTCTCCAATCATTTAGGGCTATATTAATGGCTAGATCCCGATCACTTACCATTTGGGCTTCCCGCATACACTCTTCTAACGTCACTGGGTGACGGCTTTTCACTTCCGCCTGCAGGTTGGTTTCCAGACCGGTGACGAATGCGTCGATGAGGACGCTCTCTGCCATCTCCGGCAATGGGGCTGAGTACTCCAGAAACTTCTTCAGATAATCGCTGTAACTGCCGTCCTGTTTAATTCGTATGAGACGCGCTCCTAGACTTCCTTCTCCCGGTGACTTAAAATGTTCAAACATTCTTCTTTTGAGGTCCTCCCACGTCTTCACCTTTTTCCGATTGTTACTCCAACGAAACCAGTTTACCTCGTCCGGCCCAAAACTTACTACAGCTACCTTCACTTTCTCCTCATCCATCAACTCATTGATATCGAAATAGTGTTCGGCTCGATAAATCCACGTTTCTGGGTTTTCTCCATTGAACATTGGTATTTCTAGTTTCTTATACTTACTTCGGTCCGATGACCCCACGGCGAAGCCCGGTGTCGTTTCTGTCTCTCCTATTTTTTCTTTACCTTTCAGTACGGACCCCTCGGAGGCACCTGATTCCTCCCTGAGTTTCGCCCGACTGCCTTCCTTAACTTCCTCCGTCAGACTCTCCATGCTTTTAAGTAGATTCAGCATCATTTCCTTCATCtctcttatttccttttcgttcATGTTCAATCTATCTTCCCACTCCTTTTGAGCCATTGCTCGTGTCTTTCCCAGGATGTTtgtggctctgataccactttgttAGGAACCTTCACCTGCACTCagaaaaacccaacaaactacaagaaacagaggcagcactctgtggattctttatttatataaagGGAGAATGAGTTCACAAGAAAGCTTAGACAACTCAAACAAAGAGCGAGCTAACGGAAAgaaaataacaacaaaataaaCAGTAGCAGAATTCCAGCAATTAGAGATGCTGGTGTCTCCCTTCAGCCTCCACAGCAGCCGTCTCTCAAAATAAAACCTGCCTTCAGCAATCCCTAAACATTCCTTAAATATTCCCCTCTTTGTTGTTAGTGGGTCCCACCCCTTCTCTCAGCCTATTCGTTATTCATTCTTGTCTTGGGCCGGGCTGTCGATATGGATATTGGATTTCCTTCCTCTACGTCTATACGTATTTATGATAGGGGGTCTTACATAGTGATCGTTAGAAACTTGTCCCACTTAAATGACCTAACCTCCTTTCGATTCACTTCAGTGAGATGCGGCTCCTCCACTCTAAAGGGGCTAGTAACACCTTCCTTTCTTTTGGTGGATTCCATTTTAACAAGATTCCTCTTTCCACTTCAGCTATGGTTTTTAATAATCTCAATAAAGGTCCCTGTTTTGTTGTGATCTTTTGTATCCAAATAAACCCATCATTGCACTGCAATTGGTCTTTGAAAAGAACTTTTGCAGATGCGAAGCATGCAACAAATCCTCAAAGTCCTCAATTAACCAAATTGCCACCACTTCTTCAAAAACTAGTTCAAAGCTTCTAAGAGAAAGGAACATGGCAACTGCGTACCCTCCAAGTAGGTGAGGAGTGACAGATGAAAGAGGCGGGAGAGATATAGTAGTGTTGAGGAAGAGAGCTCAAATACAATGATTCCTAACCACCAAAAACTTCAAGTGTGAAGAATAAAAAGAACATAGGTATAATCATTACAACGTTCAGCATCACTTAGTACATCAAATACAACAAGGAAGAATGATGTGAAGGCTAAGCAAATTTGTTCCACTTTCATTATTGCTTTCTTTTATTTGTGGCTAAGAAACTTGTTACCTGTTGTTGtctattataataattaaagcAACCATATCCATTGCACCGAATCCTACTTTTCAAGAACAAACAAAACACATTGAAACAAACAATCATTTCGTTTGTGACAAGATCATTGATGGGTTTCTTAAGCTATTACCTCACCAAGGCATTACCATTGTCTGTTTTATGCTTTATTTTGTGCAAGTTGGGCATTACTGACATCCATAttccaacttgagggggagtatTGATAGACTAAATTTGTTGTAACTATCTTCTTCAGTTGTATTCTTTAGTTAAATCTGTTAGTGGGTACTGTATTTTCTGGTATTTCCCACTTGTATTTGCAGATGAGGAGGCTGATGTATTTTCTACGTAGTTTCACTATGTATGATAAAAAATATTCTCCACACATTACGCGTGTTAATTCTAAAGATGAATGAAATAAACAATAACAAAAGATCGCAGATATCAGAAAAGAGGGATAGTGGTTTATCATACTTGTAGTTTAAGTACGCTAGTTTTTTCAGAAGCAGTAAGAACACTACTGTCGGAACGATCAGAAAGAAATCCCGAGACCAGAAGAAACGCCGCGAAACCCGCCAATATGAAGAAGAAACTCGAGCCAGCACCGACTCCAACCCCAACTGCCGGCCCAACATAAATCCCGCCACCGCCAAACATCGACGGAGAAGTGTACGGTGCAGAATACGAAAACCCCGAACTCATCCTGGGAGTCGAGTAACTCCTCGAAGACGAGGAGGAGCGAGACGAAAACGCATTCCCTCCAACTCGCCCACCAGAAGCGGCCAACGCGGAATTGGGGTCGTACATCAACAGCAATCCCAACAACACCGCAGCAATTGCCGGTTTCCGCAACGTCTTGAGAGCATTAATAATGGAATTCCCAATTACCTCCATTGGGCTTTTGGGTTTATCTCCATTAACCAATTCCACCGAACAAGAATTCGAAATCGTAGTCGTTGAACTCCTCCCTTTCTCGGAAAAGAAGCATCTAACACGGGATTTGACAGAGCTAGAATCatgtattttcaaatttctGGGTACGATAAAGGGCCGGTAGAGATGATAGCGACCACTTGTTGATGGAGAAGGAGAGGAGGCGAAATGAAGTGGGAATGTTTTGTTCCATTTTAATGGATGGGGTTCGAGCAAAGACGCTGAAACCATGGATTTTGGAGGATTGAGACTGAAATTCAAAGAGAAAATGAAACGGATTAGagatttgttattattttctttcaatTAATTTTGGTGGGAACGATCAGTTTTTTCATTCTTCTGGAGGAGATATATCAAGTTGTTGTGGTCGTGTGAAATGGTGACGTGGCAGATATTTGCAATGCTCGTCGATAACCTGTATTGCCCCTTCTCTCCAAccggtttttttaaaaaatggttaatatGGGTAATCAATTAAATGAAGCATAAAAATAGAcgggaaattgtcaaaaatagg
The sequence above is drawn from the Cucumis melo cultivar AY chromosome 2, USDA_Cmelo_AY_1.0, whole genome shotgun sequence genome and encodes:
- the LOC103501059 gene encoding uncharacterized protein LOC103501059, with protein sequence MVSASLLEPHPLKWNKTFPLHFASSPSPSTSGRYHLYRPFIVPRNLKIHDSSSVKSRVRCFFSEKGRSSTTTISNSCSVELVNGDKPKSPMEVIGNSIINALKTLRKPAIAAVLLGLLLMYDPNSALAASGGRVGGNAFSSRSSSSSRSYSTPRMSSGFSYSAPYTSPSMFGGGGIYVGPAVGVGVGAGSSFFFILAGFAAFLLVSGFLSDRSDSSVLTASEKTSVLKLQVGLLGMGRGLQRDLNRIAESADTSTPEGLCYVLTETILALLRHPDYCISGYSSMDVKRSIEEGEKRFNKLSIEERGKFDEETLVNVNSIKRQSTSSQRTSGFSNEYIVITILVAAEGVHKLPTINGSGDLKEALQKLASIPSSKILAVEVLWTPQNENDTLSERELLEDYPLLRPL